Part of the Salvelinus namaycush isolate Seneca chromosome 25, SaNama_1.0, whole genome shotgun sequence genome is shown below.
tggaattttccaagctgtttaaaggcacagtatacttagtgtatgtaaacttctgaccctctggaattgtgatacagtgaaataatctgtctgtaaacaattgttggaaaaattacttgtgtgatGCACAAATtagacgtcctaaccgacttgccaaaaccatagtttgttaacaagaaatttgtggagtggttgaaaaacaagttttaatgactccaacctaactgtatgtaaacttccgacttcaactgtgtatatccCTAACCTATATTGTACTAACATATATCTGTTTCTTTTAGCATGCAGGGCTATTGTTGATGAGCTCAATTATTCAATCAGTCAGATTGATCCGAAGAAGACCATCAATGTGGGAGCCTTCAGACTCAAGCCTGATGGGAGCCTGACTGATAAAAAGGTAGCTACCTTAGTAAAAGCTTGTTGCCAAAGTGCACTCCACTGAAGCCAAACATCTCATAGTACACACGTGAACTTCCTGGAAATAAAATATTTTACGAATTTAGAGATTGGATAGATGCATCATTCATATAGAAAGCATATTTATACTTAAAATACTTGACAAAACATAGGCTAGGCCTAGTGGTTTGTAGTAGTTCTTGGTAAGCCATTTGATCTCGTGAGCTTACATGAATGTTCGCTGCGCAGCGGTAATCGTCTGGTAATTACGTGGCTCGATTTCCTGGATCTCATACCTTTAGAAATGGAATTTAGTGTATTGTGAAATATCCCGACAGAAGAAAATAAGACAAGTAAGATCAGTATGTAACTTCATTTCAGTTTGTGTCATTGTAAGCATTGGTAAATGCTTTATCACAGTGTTTCACCTACATTTCCGAAATCAGAAGCTTTGCTTATTGGTTAACCCTCTGGAAATGCAAACCACTGTCTTCTCCTCTTTTCCTAACCAAGCATTGTTGTGGTGTGAAGAGGTCAGGCCTGGTGGTGTTCCAGTGTCAAATCCCTAGTGTCCAGGGACTGTCGTTAGCTGGTCAGCTCACCTATTGATCTCAGGGGTTAATCCCCTTTTGATGGTAATTGATAGCTAATAACATGCTGTTTATTTAGCTAGGCTGCTTCATGTTTTCCTCTTCCCCTTAGCCATTTTCAAGTTAACTTTCAAGTAAAAGGGATTATGACATATTTCCTAATATGACAACtccagttctctcattcatattGGTTTGAATGTAATCAAACATTCCATAGGCATAGTATTATCAACATTTGAGTTGTCTTGATCTACTCTTGACATCAAATTGTCTCAATCCTTCCTGTTCATTATGCTCAATCTATGGATCAACTGTGTATGTCATATTCACAGACTCATTAAGTGTTTTCTAAAAGAGGGTTCATTTGAGAAATGCTAATTACAGTTCCTATACCCATGTGAGTCTTGTCCATATTCCATGTTGTTTGCCCTCAAGCTGTGGGGGTGTGTCTGCATTACCCCTGTTGTTGTTAGTAGAGATGAGTGTATGAATGCAATGATATAGCGCAACTATAATTACTGAATCAAAATGAATGTTTGTAAGAGAAGAGTTAAGTAACCACTTAAGTAGTTTGGTATTACAGCGCTCTGAACAGTAAGCACACTGactttttaaaggggcaatcagcagttgctacgtccatttttggacttgtaaattaatgatatgtacccatttgattcttgaaaaatataacataaaaatgcctcatgagcttagttgaACTGTCGTAActcatcagaaccccaaataaaagcttgttttactccagtgTTTAGAAACAAAGTAAATCTAAACAAACACTGTTTatcctcaacatggttaaaattataattttgatgtcatggatggtcagaccttgcatccatagctctgtgtaTGAATTTgagtgattacatttctccagccccatccctcagtttTGGGGAAACGCTTTGTTGTTGTTTCAACTGATGATTGGCCCTTTAAGTGAAACGGCCTACAGACAGTGATGGCTGATCAACTTCTGTACTAACTGCCCTATGGaagtgtaggcctacctgttgcGCTAATCAATGGCTTGTTTTGACTTCTGAGCATAAATCAAAGAAACCCTCCCCCACCCCACCGGCTTTTGACCCTGTCTGAATCAAGGAGGGAGGGGTGTCCAAGCTTCGATTCCATCATACGAGATTAGCTGGTCTTAAGTCTCCTTTGCTCTCCAGCAACCAGTGGGGCTCCCTGAAGGCAAGGTTCACACCACAATGTTAAACCTACAACAATGAATCATTAAGCCAAAGACATTGAACTTATTTGAATAAGTTGATGGAAGTTGTTAATGTCTTACCTTTTTCTGTACATATATATATTCATTTTTTTCATCCATTTATTAATTCTCAATGAATGGCTTTTAATGATTCTGGTTGGACCATAGAGAAAAATTGCTGTCACTCTTCATTTAAATTCAATTTCTGGATTGTCATGATAAAAGTTCATACTGTGGCAATCGCTTTTCTGAAGACTATAACAACATTACACATTGTTGTAAATGGTGGCATTAATAGGTTCTAGTTTTTATTAATTTGTGTTTTTCATTGGTCCATATTATTCTCACAAGAAATTGAAAGCCCCCTTCCTCAGTGTTACAATAATGGCTGGTTTTCCAATGGGAATTCAATGGAGGATAGCATCCCTGAGAAGCCTTTTCTCTGCCAGGCATGCCTAGTCCCCTCCTCATTCTTCAGGAAACGTGTGATTGACTGGTCCCTTTCAAACCCCTCATACTGGTAAGGAAGGAATTTAATTCCACAACATTTTCAGGATTGCTTGATAAGGTTCTGCTTTAGGTTGGACTTTTTAATACTGGACGTTTTATTTCTTTTTAtttctttatatattttttacatttaaggTAGATGTTTCTTAACAATTATGTCAAGATCTCATCATACATTTTCATAAAATTCACTAATGgcgtaaaataaaaatatagaaaCTAAGAATATCAAAATTGCATGTTAGCATCTTTAGCCCAATAATTGCTGTTATGGTTGAATGCAGTGCACACTTGATATTCCTTTTTGTTTTGCAATAACTTATTAGTTAACAGTTCAATATTATGTTGAAGTCGTCAAACCTTTGTTTTCTTTGATAGACCATCCTCAATGTTAACTATTTATCTCTCTACATTCCACTAGCTTCCTGCCCTTTACATTGAAAAAGGAGAGAAATGTGTGGCAGGGTTCAGGCAGTTCCCTGagacctttttattttatttgtgagCAGATGGCAGTGAGCCATGGAAGCCCCTTTGTGTCACTAAGAGTCAGATATAAAAAAGGAGGAGGGGGAAATGCTTCCGTAATGTAATCAGTGGGTCCGGAAGGGTCCATACTGAGGATGAAAGGGGACAATAGGGTCGGGGATATATCTACATTGCACAAAATCCAGTTCATCTGcaatatgcccccccccccctacccctcACCCAGCATCTTTTGACCGGGATTGACAAGGAAAACTTCCTGCTTTGATCATTCGAGGGTGGAGAAGATGAACCACCAAAAGAGACCAAAGGATGAGACTGAACTGTTTACCCTGCACTTGGCTGCTGTTTAGGCCTCCCCCTGCTCCTTAACTCAGCCCCCCTCCCCGGCCCTTTCACTGCACCCAGTcaccctttcccctctctccttctgggGAGGCCACGGGGGCGGGAGCATAGTGCACCTTGACCTGTCTAGACACTATTGCATGTTTTGTCCTGTTTCCAAGGGGAAGGGGTATACTTCTACAGGTTAAATGTCATAGTTCCAGCATAGGGGAAGTAGGGGTTGTTAGTGTGATGGGAATAGTAGTTAGGGGTCACCAACATGACCCAGACGGATCCTAAGCAACGTCATAGAACTGGACTCAATTAAGTTAAATTTAGATTAAAcctgatacattttttaaatacttttgTGTCTTTTTATCCACCAGGTCCCTCTTGCTAGATCTGAGACCAACTTGAGTGAGCTTCTGGATGGAGTTTGTGGTAGCATGAGTGACTATGCTCTTCATGTGGACCCAGACACCAAGATAAAGCAATACAAAAGATTTGCTCCAAGAAGTTCTGATGCCGGGGATTTTCCTGATTTTAACAATTTCAAGTTTGATGGCCCAGAGGGATCCAATGACCTAAAATTTGCGGTTAGTTTGGCAATAATTTATTAATTTACTCAcattaatgtatttatttttattttcagtCATGCTATAGGTCATGCTTTCATACAACATTCAGATTAGTATGTGATGTAGCTCAATTATTTCCTATGTTTtgcatgtccacatactttttcaaGTATTAGTctttcaaaaatgtattgaaatatTGGTAGCGGTGGGTAACTGCCTCTTATGTTTGGTTAACTGAGGTAAACTTAAATTTAATTTTGAAAGCGCATAAGTCAATGTTATGCCTTGGTCGTTGATATCACAGCTTCATTTTCTCTGAAAATCCAGTCCCGTTCTTGATAATTGGGCCGGTAACTTTTTAAACTTACATTGATATTGTTTTTCCACTTTACTTTAGTTAAGGTATATTGCATGCACCGTAGTCTGTAATATAGAAAGAAAATAAATCTGGAAATATGTTTATTAAAGCTTGCGTTTTAAATTGTCATTATTatgattataatttgttttacagTTATTACAGTAACATTCAGTGTTGAAGTTTTTCATTCTGGAGACCAGAGGTTAACCCAAAATGCAGACGATAACATATTTTCCTTTGTTCCTTTACAATTATCTTGAACTCTTGCATGTAAATTGCACATATTTAAGATCAAGTTAGGCACCACAAGCAAGTAATCGTATGATGcgcaaaggtgtgtgtgtggaatcgCTAACTTGGAATCGTGTTGCCTATCTATGTTACATGAGTCATCCAAGATGGCTGAACAGCATGGGGAGAGGAAAAATGGCAGTCTCACTCACTGCTGTGCCCACTATTGTGTGAAACTACATGCTTGTGAACCTCTCATGTGCGGAGGACCTGGTGTGCTGTCTGTTGTGTGGTAACCTATCCCCTCTCTTCTGTTACAGTGTGAAAGCATTGTGGAGGAATTTGAAGATGATATCATCTCTCTTTTTGCCAAAGAGACAGACCATGTGGTCGACAAGTTATGCAATGAAGTATCAGGTACGGTTTCAGACATGTTGTTGTTTCTCACTCACCAGGCCTCCTGTTTGCCCCTTTCTGCATAGATACTAACTAGAACTATGTTATTACTCACATTATTACCCAAATGTATAACACCATTGGGTTTTGATTAGCTTTTTtatatgaatttatttaaatgactTACAATGATTATTTGTTCATAGAAAATAGTATCTGGGTGTTTGGGCTTTGGAGAGATTTGATTTGTAAAGAATAGAGTACAGATGCCCTGTGAATACTCAATTTGGTTATCGTAACATTTTAATATCGCAATTATTCATGGCGCTACCCCAAACATGTTTAGATGAGTACCGTGTGTGCCTACCAGGGAATACAAACATGaccacttttgtttattatgcATCCTAAAATAGAATATGAAAATGGATACATCCAGACAATTACCATTTAAAACAGCTCTATTTGTAGTGTCATGATTTCCCCCTTACGTAACTATCGTCTTTGATCCGCCATTTTGTTTCAACCCTGTTAAGTGAGGGTTCTGAAACAGCAACGTAACATTTTTAACAGTTTGTTTTTGAATCGGTATAGAGTCTCGGAGGATGATGTTGTGGATTTATATGATACTGATACTTTATTAGATGAGCAAAAGAGCAATTTTTGTTTAACAAGATTGCGGTTGTAGGCCGATAGTTTGAATGTGCTATGTGAAGTATGAGTTATTTGGAATTTATCATCTGAATAGAAACCACCGCTCCTATCTCGTATGTTTGTCAATATGATGTAGTTTGTTTTTCTGCGAGTGTCATTGCAGTAAATGGTGTGTCACCTACTGGATGTCTGCAAATATTGATAGTTATTTTCAGCAGGCCATCTGACAAGATGGCGGACTAATTTTTGTCAATATTTCATTTTCAGATCACTGTAAAGGCACAAAATTCCAGAGTGACGAACTATAGTTTTACATGCGTCTCTGCTGCGGGTGATTGGACCAGTTTAGATATATATTTCAAATTAAGAAATAATGTTTGAAGGATATTGTATCAATCAAGTTACATTCTTTTAAATAAAGTTTTCTATTTTGAATGGAGATGCTGGTATAATGTTGTCAGATACACGGAATTGTATCATTAGATAGAAAGTCAGGTTTGTTTCTTTAGGTAATCCTAGTAGGCCTAACTTATAAATGATACATTTCTTAAAAATGCAGGAGGAAGAAGTGGCACTCAAAATAATAAGATGGGTGTAAAAAACGAAAAAGCTAAGTTTAAATGTGCTGTACTCAGCTGTGAGAGACTGAGGAGGCAGCCATGTCAAAAAAAGATGGCGTGGCATCCTACAGACAATGTCAAGGTGAGCTGGATCAGCAATTTTTGCCTATTTAAAAGAAAAAAATCAGCTGATCAGTTTTAGAATTGTTTGTAATGTTATAGAATTCCGACTGTTGACTATCCAGACCTGTTCTTGGTCCAGAAGTCAACCGTTGGAGATGGTGGATTTCTGCATGGCAGGTTGCATTTGATTTGCACCGTGAATCCTGGATGGAGGAGGGAGTTGATTCTTGATTTTGAAATGGGAAGTCCCCTTACGTCCCGTCATCTGCAACAATTGAATTCGTTGTGGTATCATTTTAAACCTTTATGAGCTTTAAAATCTGTAGGAGTATGTCAAAATGTATCATTTTATCCTAAAAAATGTATCCTCCCCCCCAAAATACACCTGTTTGATTGATCTTATTTTTagatgtattgttttgtattttgttattTGAACTTTACGTTTGATGTTAtgacccattttttttttttaaggatatAGATCAGAATAGACCCGGGACGTTCTATTTTATCGTTATCACATCAATTCgggcaatttatcacaatatgaATTTTTTCCCATATTGCCCAGCTTTAGATCAGAACATGCGAAAAATGAATCCAACGGGATCTCCCTCTGTCGGTGAATTTGCAATGTTACAAAATGTTTGCAGTGGGGGGGAAAAAACCTACATGAGAGCCTTAATAGTTATACATTGGCCTGATATAACCACCTCCCTATAACACAAATGAGTCTAAGTGCCTAAATCAAGTAAATTATTGTCCCAATTGTGATAACACTCATATCTCAGAGCACACAGGTTGTAAATTCACCTACAGATTGAACACTTCCTCCAGAGGAGATTTCTTTGTGCTTCATGGACAATGTTCAATTTACATTTAATGACCCTCACAGCTTCATCATATAATGACAAATAATCACAAGTATTTGGGGGGTTTATGATCTAAATATTTTAATTTCGAGGGAAATTATTTATCATTTTTGTACAGTTTTACACAAAATGTATCTATACTTCTTCAGTTTTTGAAAAACATGTCAAACCTTTGGCTaaagaacaaagaacaaatgCATGGGTCAAGCTTTGTATGCGTCAAACTTTCACTGGCTACATGTGACAAATGAAACCCTATGAACCAGACTAGTTGAATACAAACGAGATACAATATATAATTTTCATTACCATCAGGAATTACAGCATTTTCCCCATACTGCACTTCCAGTTCTTTCAAAACAAAAGTCTTCAACTTGTTGCATTTTCCTTAAAACTCCCAACACACAATTTATTCTGGTTTAAGAAAGTGTAAGCTTTTCTTTGTGTGTGTACAGCCTTCTCTGGATGTCTAACTTCTTAACTTCATGATAGATCAAGGGCTACCAAGGTGCTGTTGGCAAGGTGCTCAAAGTGGCAGGACAAACTGGACCACTAAATGCTCATTTTTACGCATGTTAGTTCCTTTGCAGTATGCTGAGTGGACTGCTGGAGGGGGGTTCTCAGATGAAATGCAACCCTCACACAGGTAATGAGAACTATATGATAAACAATTTGTACAATTTCTCAAATGCAATTTCAATGGTCCAGGAAGACCATCTCATTCAGAAATGTTGGGAAAGTGAATCTTTCCCTTTGTCTCTAGTTCAGTCACTGAGCTGCGGCATTAACTTGTATTCTAACCAGATTAAAATATATTTGTCCTGGAGATTAGCATACTTAAGTCCTCTTTTGCCTTTTTGGTAGTGGCAGCGTGCTTTGATCTGTGTTGCGTGGCAAGAGCCTAGCTTGGGCCCGGCCATCCGAGTGCCAAGTGTGAAATTGGCCTGATGTATATGGTGAAGAATAGGGATGACATCTTTCACCAGCTTAATTATATTTCTGCCACAAAGCCCTAGCTCTTCATTCCATATTCAAGTTTGACTAGGAAGCGTTTAAAAACTATGGATGAATAACTCAGTGGGGGGAAGGGACAGGACGGGTCTTTTGTTTGAGAGACACACGAGGCATCCAATACTTTTCTGATATGTATGTTCTTTTTGAATCAGACTGCCCTTTGCCTCTGCCAATTGGAAGAGGTTCAATTTTATGGCACAGGATATGTGAACTTGTGATAACTAACACGTAGGGCaagctatttatttatttgtctttGGGCATTTGAATGTGGACCTTTTTTAAGGTCTTGTGGCTGGAAAGTGGTCAAATCATTTTCAGGTCCAGAGGCAGGCAATGAAAATGTGTTAGAACTTACTATCCAAACTTGAACTTTCATCAACATGAAGAGTTCTCTGTGGACTTGTTGTGTACTTGATGCTCAAAAGCAGAAGTGTCATGCCCATACGGGGCACAGATTTGTCCTGTTGAAGaaataaataatatttcaaaAGATTATTCTCTAATACTACTAACCACCTAGCAACAGAAGTCTTCAACTTGTTGCAATTTCCTAGAAATTGTGTTTTGGGAGTTTATTCTGGTTTAAGAAAGTGTCAGCTTTATGTGGATAGCGTCTCTGTGTCTAGGGCTTGAGCTTAACTTCATGACAGATCAAGGGTTACCAAGGTGCTGTTGGCAAGGGGCTCAAAATGGCTGGACAAACTGGACCAGTAATGCAAATTTCCTATGCATGTTAGTTCCTTTGCAGTATG
Proteins encoded:
- the LOC120020343 gene encoding protein canopy-1-like isoform X2, which produces MASWIIKIALMAMSILIETTEGKKDKVLYCSACRAIVDELNYSISQIDPKKTINVGAFRLKPDGSLTDKKVPLARSETNLSELLDGVCGSMSDYALHVDPDTKIKQYKRFAPRSSDAGDFPDFNNFKFDGPEGSNDLKFACESIVEEFEDDIISLFAKETDHVVDKLCNEVSVPLQYAEWTAGGGFSDEMQPSHRDILNSDV
- the LOC120020343 gene encoding protein canopy-1-like isoform X1 yields the protein MFNQNPQRCPRGLKSDFTAIAYRAEKLFLILTHLTFETACRAIVDELNYSISQIDPKKTINVGAFRLKPDGSLTDKKVPLARSETNLSELLDGVCGSMSDYALHVDPDTKIKQYKRFAPRSSDAGDFPDFNNFKFDGPEGSNDLKFACESIVEEFEDDIISLFAKETDHVVDKLCNEVSVPLQYAEWTAGGGFSDEMQPSHRDILNSDV
- the LOC120020343 gene encoding protein canopy-1-like isoform X5, whose protein sequence is MFNQNPQRCPRGLKSDFTAIAYRAEKLFLILTHLTFETACRAIVDELNYSISQIDPKKTINVGAFRLKPDGSLTDKKVPLARSETNLSELLDGVCGSMSDYALHVDPDTKIKQYKRFAPRSSDAGDFPDFNNFKFDGPEGSNDLKFACESIVEEFEDDIISLFAKETDHVVDKLCNEVSGTF
- the LOC120020343 gene encoding protein canopy-1-like isoform X4, with translation MASWIIKIALMAMSILIETTEGKKDKVLYCSACRAIVDELNYSISQIDPKKTINVGAFRLKPDGSLTDKKVPLARSETNLSELLDGVCGSMSDYALHVDPDTKIKQYKRFAPRSSDAGDFPDFNNFKFDGPEGSNDLKFACESIVEEFEDDIISLFAKETDHVVDKLCNEVSDHCKGTKFQSDEL
- the LOC120020343 gene encoding protein canopy-1-like isoform X3; translated protein: MFNQNPQRCPRGLKSDFTAIAYRAEKLFLILTHLTFETACRAIVDELNYSISQIDPKKTINVGAFRLKPDGSLTDKKVPLARSETNLSELLDGVCGSMSDYALHVDPDTKIKQYKRFAPRSSDAGDFPDFNNFKFDGPEGSNDLKFACESIVEEFEDDIISLFAKETDHVVDKLCNEVSDHCKGTKFQSDEL